The Salvelinus fontinalis isolate EN_2023a chromosome 9, ASM2944872v1, whole genome shotgun sequence genome has a window encoding:
- the LOC129862274 gene encoding uncharacterized protein LOC129862274, with the protein MTDHHLKLNLGKTELLFLPGKDCPFHDLAITVDKSIVSSSQSAKNLGVILDNTLSFSTNIKAVARSCRFMLYNIRRVRPCLTQEAAQVLIQALVISRLDYCNSLLAGLPACAIKPLQLIQNAAARLVFNLPKFSHVTPLLRSLHWLPVEARIRYKTMVLAHGSVRGTAPQYLQALIRPYTQTRALRSSTSGLLASLPLRKYSSRSAQSKLFAALAPQWWNKLPHDARTAESITTFRRHLKPHLFKEYLG; encoded by the coding sequence atgacggatcaccacctcaagctgaacctcggcaagacggagctgctcttcctcccggggaaggactgcccgttccatgatctcgccatcacggttgacaaatccattgtgtcctcctcccagagcgctaagaaccttggcgtgatcctggacaacaccctgtcgttctcaactaacatcaaggcggtggcccgttcctgtaggttcatgctctacaacatccgcagagtacgaccctgcctcacacaggaagcggcacaggtcctaatccaggcacttgtcatctcccgtctggattactgcaactcgctgttggctgggctccctgcctgtgccattaaacccctacaactcatccagaacgccgcagcccgtctggtgttcaaccttcccaagttctctcacgtcaccccgctcctccgctctctccactggcttccagttgaagctcgcatccgctacaagaccatggtgcttgcccaCGGatctgtgaggggaacggcacctcagtaccttcaggctctgatcaggccctacacccaaacaagggcactgcgttcatccacctctggcctgctcgcctccctaccactgaggaagtacagttcccgctcagcccagtcaaaactgttcgctgctctggcaccccaatggtggaacaaactccctcacgacgccaggacagcggagtcaatcaccaccttccggagacacttgaaaccccacctctttaaggaatacctaggatag